The following nucleotide sequence is from Bacillota bacterium.
CGCCGCCAGGAACCAGAAGTAGGGGGTGCCCTCCAGCCCCGGGAAGTACCTGACCGTAACCCAGTAGCCCGCCAGTATACCGAAGGGAACGAGCCCCCGGAACACCGCCCGGGAACGAGGTGTGTGCTCGTAACGGGTCATGACCCTCACGCCCCCGGCCGCCAGGAGCCAGATGCCCAGTGCCACCGCGGCCAGAAGCAGCAGCATCCCCTATCCCGCCCTTCCAGGGCTCCCGGACGCCAGGAGGGCATCCAGGCGGGCCCTTACGCGCCACAGCTCATCCCCTTGGGGGGGAGCTATGGTTCGAGGACCGTTTCCGGTGATTAGCACTCGCTGGGAGCCCGGGGTGAACCTTCCGATGACCTCGGCCCGTACACCCTGGGCTTCCAGGTGTTCCTTGAGGCATTCCCCTTCCCGAGCGGCGATGAGCATGGCGCCACTGGAGATCAGGGAGAGGGGGTCGGCCTCCAGGGCTTCACAGATGGCCCTGGTCTCCTCCAGGATGGGGATGCTGCATGCCCACACCTCCACCCCGGTCCCAGAGGCCTCCGCCATCTCGTAGACGGCCCCCAGGACCCCTCCCTCAGTCACATCGTGCATTGCAGTGGCCCCGGCCGTCGCGGCGAGAATGCCCTCCTTTACCACACTGATCATGGATACGAAACCCCGGGCCCTCTCCAGGATGCCCGGGGGCACCCTGCCCGCCAGGATGTCACCGTAGTCATAGGCAAGGATTGCGGTACCCTCAATGCCGGCTCCCTTGGTGAGGAGGAGCTGGTCCCCAGGCCTTGCGCCCCCGGAGGTCACCAGGCGGTCCCTGGGTGCCTTGCCCACGGC
It contains:
- a CDS encoding AIR synthase family protein, encoding MQGGKLPPDVLRSVVLGRIQNRNPEVLVHASLGEDSAVIDFGDFVCALSVDPITGADEGAGWLAVHVSCNDVAANGTTPVGVLLSVLCPEAGYAERLEAIMTDAERAAGELGIEILGGHTEVMPGLSKPIITVTAVGKAPRDRLVTSGGARPGDQLLLTKGAGIEGTAILAYDYGDILAGRVPPGILERARGFVSMISVVKEGILAATAGATAMHDVTEGGVLGAVYEMAEASGTGVEVWACSIPILEETRAICEALEADPLSLISSGAMLIAAREGECLKEHLEAQGVRAEVIGRFTPGSQRVLITGNGPRTIAPPQGDELWRVRARLDALLASGSPGRAG